The Deltaproteobacteria bacterium genome window below encodes:
- a CDS encoding ferritin-like domain-containing protein gives MTPSSLRLRLAVALGLPAIPACKPAPEPEPTTVPTTTAPTNSATPPPTRPAAARAARRACKPDQIHERVCGLVDLAYEGAGGTVAAPHEMCTRNALSLWNLETEHMIDGWRVGSHDAVLASFTFDREATTSYAYSGSYQPEAPRCCYERCNPIESRAQPRARVPDGMKAYELCVPGPVSTKFPAPGAKQCPVALRTRHFYPYGAPDPLDDAPFERALDDQCCYMVATAHRCPPNTFETKNGGCEEPSPGGRPLREAGEVVTAATRARDGWSRSIALGRAPSWSPSTRAQAAVGWAREAAFEHASVAAFARLAIDLMVHGAPADLVDDAHAAARDEVRHAQECYGIASAFADAPMGPGPLPLATLTPAASLTALAVECFRDGCVNETVAALCVAEASRRVASPAIRDTLARIADDEGRHAELSYRILAWALRSGGTELHARIATELDAVRAELARVVDTATDLRDETTGLLASHTAAAVRRRVLAEVVVPCTEALLAAQVRGR, from the coding sequence ATGACGCCCTCCTCGCTCCGCCTGCGCCTCGCGGTTGCCCTTGGTCTACCGGCCATCCCCGCCTGCAAGCCCGCGCCCGAGCCCGAGCCGACCACGGTCCCCACGACCACCGCCCCGACGAACTCGGCCACGCCCCCACCCACGCGCCCGGCGGCCGCGCGCGCAGCTCGGCGGGCATGCAAGCCCGATCAGATCCACGAGCGCGTCTGCGGCCTGGTCGACCTCGCGTACGAGGGCGCCGGTGGAACCGTCGCCGCGCCCCACGAGATGTGCACCCGCAACGCGCTCTCGCTGTGGAACCTCGAGACCGAACACATGATCGACGGCTGGCGGGTCGGCTCCCACGACGCCGTGCTGGCGTCGTTCACCTTCGATCGCGAGGCCACCACGAGCTACGCGTATTCGGGCAGCTATCAGCCCGAAGCGCCGCGTTGTTGCTACGAGCGCTGCAACCCGATCGAGAGTCGCGCGCAGCCGCGTGCGCGCGTGCCCGACGGCATGAAGGCGTACGAGCTGTGTGTGCCCGGACCGGTCTCCACCAAGTTCCCCGCGCCGGGCGCGAAGCAGTGCCCGGTCGCGCTTCGCACCCGTCACTTCTACCCCTACGGCGCCCCCGATCCCCTCGACGATGCCCCCTTCGAGCGCGCCCTCGACGACCAATGCTGCTACATGGTGGCCACGGCCCACCGCTGTCCGCCGAACACGTTCGAGACCAAGAACGGCGGATGCGAAGAGCCGAGCCCCGGCGGACGTCCGCTGCGCGAGGCCGGCGAGGTCGTCACCGCCGCCACGCGTGCGCGTGATGGTTGGTCGCGATCGATCGCGCTCGGCCGTGCGCCGTCGTGGTCGCCGTCGACGCGCGCGCAGGCGGCCGTCGGCTGGGCCCGCGAGGCCGCATTCGAGCACGCCTCGGTCGCAGCGTTCGCCCGGCTCGCCATCGACCTCATGGTCCACGGCGCCCCCGCGGATCTCGTCGACGATGCCCACGCAGCCGCGCGCGACGAGGTTCGTCATGCGCAGGAGTGCTACGGCATCGCCTCGGCGTTCGCCGACGCGCCGATGGGCCCAGGACCGCTGCCGCTGGCCACCCTCACGCCTGCCGCGAGCCTCACCGCGCTCGCCGTCGAGTGCTTCCGCGACGGCTGCGTCAACGAGACCGTCGCTGCGCTGTGCGTCGCGGAGGCCTCGCGTCGGGTCGCTTCACCGGCGATCCGCGACACGCTCGCGCGCATCGCCGACGACGAGGGGCGCCACGCCGAGCTCTCGTACCGGATCCTGGCCTGGGCGCTGCGCAGCGGCGGCACGGAGCTACACGCACGGATCGCGACCGAGCTCGACGCCGTGCGGGCAGAGCTCGCACGGGTGGTCGACACCGCCACCGACCTCCGCGACGAGACCACCGGCCTGCTCGCGTCGCACACCGCAGCGGCGGTGCGTCGTCGCGTGCTCGCCGAGGTGGTCGTGCCGTGCACCGAGGCGCTGCTCGCCGCCCAAGTGCGGGGGCGTTGA
- a CDS encoding lamin tail domain-containing protein, giving the protein MDDGSSSGTDAGATQAGDPTPSPTATDGDAASSSGGESTGEDPAARCGDGVVEGDEQCDGFDLNGSSCAAMGAVGTLACTAACTFDTCGCIWEGEAPCGPPVCGNGWVEAGEACDGSIEGVDGWTPTCTDLLRTPHAGEPTCAGDCTYDTSGCTLCGNGMLDEGEPCDGDAVTCAELGLGLGAASCTDECELDVSACTLCGNGVVDAGEDCDGDAVPSSCAAQGFALGDVACDAACHLDVSGCSTCGDGIVSGAEPCDPTAPGLCACSESCIEDAQSCVSVAISEILYAPAADPDAKPGQWIELHNPGATAWDLQGCVVTGDLAIDTFDVDVSLVIEAGGYATLGSGTQAELGFTPDFPMPIGVGLFNDGDIVTLTCDGVVIDTVSYDDIAPWPVVAPGTSIALAVLDASANDDGAAWCSGATAYGPGHLGTPGAPNDCP; this is encoded by the coding sequence ATGGACGATGGCAGTTCGTCGGGCACGGACGCTGGCGCCACGCAGGCGGGTGATCCCACACCGTCGCCGACGGCGACCGACGGCGATGCAGCGTCCAGCAGCGGCGGCGAGTCGACCGGCGAGGACCCGGCCGCTCGCTGTGGCGACGGTGTCGTCGAGGGCGACGAGCAGTGCGACGGCTTCGATCTGAACGGCAGCAGCTGCGCTGCGATGGGGGCGGTCGGGACCCTGGCGTGCACGGCGGCGTGCACCTTCGACACCTGCGGCTGCATCTGGGAGGGCGAGGCGCCGTGCGGTCCGCCGGTGTGTGGCAATGGTTGGGTCGAGGCGGGCGAGGCCTGCGACGGCAGCATCGAAGGGGTCGATGGGTGGACGCCCACCTGCACCGATCTGCTGCGGACCCCGCATGCCGGCGAGCCGACCTGCGCGGGCGACTGCACCTACGACACCTCGGGTTGCACGCTGTGTGGCAACGGCATGCTCGACGAGGGCGAGCCGTGCGACGGGGACGCTGTGACGTGTGCCGAGCTCGGCCTCGGTCTCGGGGCCGCATCGTGCACGGACGAATGTGAGCTCGACGTGTCCGCGTGCACGCTGTGTGGCAACGGTGTGGTCGACGCGGGCGAGGACTGCGACGGCGATGCGGTGCCCTCGAGCTGCGCCGCACAGGGATTTGCGCTCGGCGACGTTGCCTGCGATGCCGCGTGCCACCTCGACGTGTCCGGCTGCAGCACCTGCGGCGATGGCATCGTCAGCGGCGCGGAGCCGTGCGATCCGACGGCGCCCGGGCTGTGTGCCTGCAGCGAGAGCTGCATCGAGGACGCGCAGAGCTGCGTCTCCGTGGCGATCTCCGAGATCCTGTATGCGCCTGCGGCGGATCCGGATGCCAAGCCCGGGCAGTGGATCGAGCTGCACAATCCCGGCGCGACCGCCTGGGATCTCCAGGGCTGCGTGGTCACGGGGGACCTCGCCATCGACACGTTCGACGTCGACGTATCGCTGGTGATCGAAGCCGGTGGCTACGCGACGTTGGGCTCCGGCACGCAGGCCGAGCTCGGCTTCACGCCGGACTTCCCGATGCCGATCGGCGTCGGCCTCTTCAACGACGGCGACATCGTCACGCTCACCTGCGACGGGGTCGTGATCGACACCGTGTCGTACGATGACATTGCGCCGTGGCCAGTGGTGGCGCCGGGCACGAGCATCGCGCTCGCAGTGCTCGACGCCAGCGCCAACGACGATGGCGCCGCGTGGTGCAGCGGAGCGACCGCCTACGGGCCGGGGCATCTGGGCACCCCGGGGGCACCGAACGACTGCCCGTAG
- a CDS encoding UbiA family prenyltransferase, translating into MRSTTPLLTVAQATMQLSVLLSLGGASVAVAAAFAAGGSPAPSGVIAVFASVFAVYNFDRLADTSPAEGRSTPQRRALTQRWGSVLRVCVATSAALALALGASVSLAAFAWTIAFPLLGMLYVLPLRASGRVYRLKDVPYLKPFYVCACWTELLAVSLSHAGLDATPAIATFAAFLYPRLFISANLGDVRDVEDDAAAGIRSLPQWLGRSATLRLLEFVHWASVAGLVLALAAGFAPPAMLGLIVPTAVAYAIFRAYVRRPDRQAFFTDLYDLELILYAPSWAIAAAMTTA; encoded by the coding sequence GTGCGCTCCACGACGCCGCTCCTCACGGTCGCCCAAGCGACGATGCAGCTCAGCGTGCTGCTCTCGCTCGGGGGCGCCAGCGTTGCCGTCGCCGCGGCCTTCGCCGCCGGCGGAAGCCCGGCGCCATCCGGCGTGATCGCCGTGTTCGCATCGGTCTTCGCGGTCTACAACTTCGACCGGCTCGCGGACACGTCGCCCGCCGAGGGGCGCAGCACGCCGCAGCGGCGCGCGCTCACGCAGCGATGGGGCTCGGTGCTGCGGGTGTGCGTCGCGACCTCCGCTGCGCTGGCGCTCGCGCTCGGAGCCAGCGTATCGCTGGCAGCATTCGCGTGGACGATCGCGTTCCCGCTGCTCGGTATGTTGTACGTGTTGCCGCTGCGGGCATCGGGTCGCGTCTATCGCCTGAAGGACGTGCCGTATCTGAAGCCGTTCTACGTCTGCGCCTGCTGGACCGAGCTGCTCGCGGTCTCTCTGAGCCACGCCGGCCTGGATGCGACCCCCGCGATCGCGACGTTCGCGGCGTTCCTCTACCCCCGACTCTTCATCTCGGCGAACCTCGGCGACGTGCGTGACGTCGAGGACGACGCCGCCGCCGGCATTCGCTCGTTGCCGCAGTGGCTCGGCCGCAGCGCCACCCTGCGCCTGCTCGAGTTCGTGCACTGGGCGAGCGTCGCCGGGCTCGTGCTCGCCCTGGCCGCGGGCTTTGCCCCACCGGCGATGCTCGGCCTGATCGTACCGACCGCGGTCGCCTACGCGATCTTCCGCGCCTACGTGCGTCGACCCGATCGCCAGGCCTTCTTCACCGACCTGTACGACCTCGAGCTGATCCTGTACGCGCCGTCGTGGGCGATCGCCGCGGCCATGACGACGGCGTAG
- a CDS encoding universal stress protein produces the protein MANERPILVALPLDEQTADIVAIAAELGRRLAAPIVVLHAIPRRRLESERGIDLRIAEARHELEPHIASLRANGLVLQDVMIELGHPAEEVIEAAPRLCAQMIVTGGGQPATVRRWVVGSVAETIVRQASIPVWVARGVSPVGRTLLCPIDLTAESRVGLETAIDMAKRFQMSLSVITVLHDEGSNPHLAKDEGAIHAQLKALLATYDTQGLQVSMTVTAGDPAEEIVNAAQDAGLLVVATRGYDPLVRDWLGPVSSRALSHSTCSALTIRHLERGHHERERVISRLAELHERAKLLLADGRGAEALPMLAHVAEQAATNASVQETYARALEQAGRAVEATSRHELAALIRSRLD, from the coding sequence ATGGCGAACGAACGTCCCATCCTCGTGGCGCTGCCTCTCGACGAGCAGACCGCCGACATCGTCGCGATTGCGGCCGAACTCGGCCGCCGCCTCGCGGCGCCGATCGTCGTGCTGCACGCGATTCCCCGGCGGCGCCTCGAGAGTGAGCGGGGCATCGACCTGCGCATCGCCGAGGCTCGTCACGAGCTCGAGCCGCACATCGCATCGTTGCGCGCGAACGGCCTCGTGCTGCAAGACGTGATGATCGAGCTCGGGCACCCCGCCGAGGAGGTCATCGAGGCGGCGCCGCGACTGTGTGCGCAGATGATCGTCACCGGCGGTGGTCAGCCGGCCACGGTGCGGCGTTGGGTGGTCGGTTCGGTGGCGGAGACCATCGTGCGTCAGGCCTCGATCCCGGTGTGGGTCGCGCGTGGGGTCTCGCCGGTGGGCCGTACGCTGCTGTGCCCGATCGACCTCACCGCCGAGTCGCGCGTGGGCCTCGAGACCGCGATCGACATGGCGAAGCGGTTCCAGATGTCGCTGTCGGTCATCACCGTCCTGCACGACGAGGGCTCCAATCCCCACCTCGCAAAGGACGAGGGGGCGATCCACGCCCAGCTGAAGGCGTTGCTGGCCACCTACGACACCCAGGGCCTGCAGGTTTCCATGACGGTGACGGCGGGCGACCCGGCCGAGGAGATCGTGAACGCTGCGCAGGACGCCGGGCTGTTGGTGGTGGCGACCCGTGGCTACGATCCGCTCGTGCGCGACTGGCTGGGGCCGGTCAGCTCCCGTGCGCTCAGCCACAGCACCTGCAGCGCGCTGACGATTCGCCACCTCGAGCGCGGGCATCACGAGCGCGAGCGCGTCATCTCGCGGCTCGCCGAGCTGCACGAGCGCGCCAAGTTGCTGCTCGCCGACGGCCGCGGCGCCGAGGCGCTGCCGATGCTGGCCCACGTCGCCGAGCAGGCCGCGACCAACGCCTCGGTGCAGGAGACGTATGCGCGCGCGCTCGAGCAGGCCGGGCGCGCGGTCGAGGCCACCAGTCGTCACGAGCTCGCGGCGCTGATCCGCAGCCGGCTCGACTGA